The following are from one region of the Zonotrichia albicollis isolate bZonAlb1 chromosome 15, bZonAlb1.hap1, whole genome shotgun sequence genome:
- the ATOX1 gene encoding copper transport protein ATOX1 yields MPKHEFFVDMTCEGCSNAVTRVLHRLGGVNFDIDLPNKKVYIDSEHNVDTLLETLKKTGKNASYLGEKSAQ; encoded by the exons ATGCCG aaacACGAGTTCTTTGTGGACATGACCTGTGAGGGCTGTTCCAATGCAGTCACCCGTGTCCTGCACAGGCTGGGAG GTGTCAATTTTGATATTGACCTGCCCAACAAGAAGGTGTACATTGACTCAGAGCACAACGTTGACACCCTCTTGGAAACCCTCAAGAAGACTGGAAAGAATGCTTCCTACCTTGGGGAGAAGTCTGCACAGTAG